A region from the Leptolyngbya iicbica LK genome encodes:
- a CDS encoding helix-turn-helix domain-containing protein: MGKAGKVLKQVLEEYGISQNGLATTLGTERGTVYRWVHELRDPSAETLVEITNALRTLNPDAAQTFVQRYLGDVAQGKDPSK; this comes from the coding sequence ATGGGAAAAGCTGGGAAAGTCTTAAAACAGGTGCTGGAAGAGTACGGGATTAGCCAAAACGGTCTCGCGACCACTCTGGGCACGGAACGCGGTACCGTCTACCGATGGGTGCATGAGCTCCGCGACCCTTCAGCCGAAACGCTGGTTGAAATCACCAATGCTCTGCGCACACTTAACCCTGATGCCGCCCAGACCTTTGTGCAACGGTATCTCGGTGATGTCGCGCAAGGGAAAGACCCAAGTAAGTGA
- a CDS encoding Uma2 family endonuclease yields MVIPAITRDLTFEAFIDVEDGNELNEFELVDGRLVLMPEPDDWHEEILEFLSFMFELQYRRMRLRYSVRKRNALMIDNTRGRRPDVAVIDRPETRREDRQPGIRSVPRMIVEIASGNWSTDLVEKQEEYEALQVPEFWIVDYRGQIPAKYCQRGKGKKVIVLTLADGVYRKAEYMAGETVPCLTFPELALMVEQILAAEEAS; encoded by the coding sequence ATGGTGATTCCGGCTATTACGCGAGACCTGACGTTTGAAGCGTTCATTGACGTTGAGGATGGCAATGAACTCAATGAATTTGAGCTAGTTGATGGGAGGCTGGTGCTCATGCCGGAGCCGGATGATTGGCATGAAGAGATTTTAGAGTTCCTCTCGTTTATGTTTGAACTGCAGTATCGGCGCATGCGGCTGCGATACTCAGTGCGAAAGCGGAATGCGTTGATGATTGACAATACCAGGGGCCGACGCCCTGATGTGGCTGTGATTGATCGGCCTGAAACCCGTCGGGAGGATCGACAACCGGGGATTCGCAGCGTGCCTCGGATGATTGTGGAAATTGCTTCTGGCAACTGGAGTACTGACCTGGTAGAGAAGCAGGAGGAGTACGAGGCGCTACAGGTGCCGGAGTTCTGGATTGTGGACTACCGGGGGCAGATTCCAGCGAAGTATTGTCAGCGGGGGAAGGGGAAGAAGGTGATTGTGCTGACGCTGGCGGATGGGGTTTATCGGAAGGCGGAATATATGGCGGGGGAGACGGTGCCGTGTCTGACGTTTCCGGAGTTGGCGTTGATGGTGGAGCAGATTTTGGCGGCTGAGGAAGCCTCGTAA
- a CDS encoding AAA family ATPase, translating into MTWQPLLIKGLSFTGPDRRPAILEFTSGLNVIWGPSNVGKSFTLEAIDFLLGSSRPLRDIPQRNGYDRARLIFDAPNQELFTLERSTNGGGFRKFEGAILDSQPAQVGTTLGARHSPGRTDNLSGYLLSLIGLLDKLVQTNRNRNTRSLSFRDLANLVLVKETEILKESSPILTGQHMLKTVEFSVFKLLLTGVDDSAQVAEEERIIEQDNTRQNYLAKIELMNEFISSLQFSLEGVEANRSEIEQRIAELNQHIQTQETMLAQVRGELNERQARRRQILNEIQRLSNRIDEIDSQLSRFELLQNNYQVDIERLTSIEESGSFFVHLEPTPCPLCGTPPNEQHQNESCDGNVEQIVHAARAEIAKIQRLSTELEQTVSELTLELFDLQQQREQIRPSLQELNGEIETITAPIGNVEFSLSNLVPQINEQNQILEKLDRLNLYREKKQTLLREIPVESPRQTPVETTPIDLSTTFLDDYAQHVLNLLQSWNFPEADRAHFDTSEKDLVINGQLRSSNGKGVRAVTHAAMSIGLMEFCQQRNLPHPGFVVLDSPLLAYKSPDESEDADLSEEDIALAESDVKPRFYDYLSRNLQDSQVVILENTPPPQGLEARSNVIHFTKREDFGRYGFFPISR; encoded by the coding sequence ATGACCTGGCAACCGCTTCTAATCAAAGGCTTATCCTTCACTGGACCTGACAGACGTCCTGCAATACTAGAATTTACCTCAGGGTTGAATGTAATCTGGGGACCGTCCAATGTTGGAAAGTCTTTCACCTTAGAGGCTATAGATTTTCTTCTTGGATCTAGCAGGCCACTGAGAGACATACCACAGAGAAATGGTTATGACAGAGCAAGGTTAATTTTCGACGCACCAAATCAAGAGCTATTTACTCTTGAAAGAAGTACCAATGGAGGTGGGTTTAGAAAGTTTGAGGGAGCGATACTAGATTCTCAACCAGCACAAGTCGGAACAACTCTTGGGGCAAGGCACTCACCAGGGCGTACAGATAATCTCTCAGGCTATCTCTTATCTTTAATTGGCCTTCTTGACAAGTTGGTTCAAACAAATCGAAATCGAAATACAAGAAGTCTCAGCTTTCGTGATCTCGCTAACTTGGTATTGGTCAAGGAAACCGAAATACTCAAAGAATCCTCTCCGATATTGACAGGGCAGCACATGTTAAAAACTGTCGAATTTTCGGTCTTTAAACTATTACTGACTGGAGTTGACGATAGTGCGCAAGTTGCTGAAGAAGAAAGAATCATTGAACAAGATAATACAAGGCAAAACTATCTTGCAAAAATTGAATTAATGAATGAGTTTATCAGCAGCTTGCAATTCTCTCTAGAGGGGGTAGAGGCAAATCGAAGTGAGATCGAACAACGAATAGCGGAGCTCAATCAACACATTCAGACACAGGAGACAATGCTTGCTCAAGTAAGGGGAGAGCTTAATGAGCGACAAGCAAGACGCCGTCAAATATTGAATGAAATTCAGAGACTTTCAAATCGAATTGATGAGATCGACTCACAATTGTCACGTTTTGAACTGCTTCAAAATAACTATCAGGTAGACATAGAGCGTCTCACATCGATAGAAGAGTCTGGCTCTTTCTTCGTACATTTAGAGCCAACACCTTGTCCTTTGTGTGGCACACCTCCAAATGAACAACACCAAAATGAATCATGTGATGGCAATGTAGAACAGATTGTACACGCTGCTAGAGCGGAAATTGCTAAGATACAGAGGTTATCAACGGAACTTGAACAAACTGTATCCGAGCTCACGCTTGAACTCTTCGATTTGCAGCAACAGCGAGAACAAATTCGTCCAAGTTTACAAGAACTAAATGGTGAGATAGAGACGATAACTGCACCAATAGGTAACGTTGAGTTTAGCTTAAGTAACCTTGTCCCTCAGATAAATGAGCAAAATCAAATACTCGAAAAACTAGATCGTTTGAATCTATACAGAGAAAAGAAACAGACTCTTCTAAGAGAAATTCCTGTAGAGTCTCCCCGGCAAACTCCTGTAGAAACGACACCGATTGATTTATCGACAACGTTTCTTGATGATTATGCTCAGCATGTTTTAAATCTGTTGCAAAGTTGGAACTTTCCAGAAGCCGACAGAGCTCATTTTGATACGTCAGAAAAAGACTTAGTGATCAATGGGCAGCTTCGCTCTAGCAATGGAAAAGGAGTTAGAGCAGTTACTCATGCGGCGATGAGTATTGGCCTTATGGAATTTTGTCAGCAAAGAAACTTACCACATCCGGGATTTGTCGTTCTTGATTCTCCTTTACTAGCTTATAAATCTCCCGATGAATCAGAGGATGCAGACTTATCAGAAGAAGATATTGCCTTAGCAGAATCCGATGTGAAGCCTCGCTTTTATGATTACTTGTCGCGTAATCTCCAAGATAGCCAAGTAGTAATACTGGAAAACACTCCTCCTCCTCAAGGCCTGGAAGCGAGAAGCAATGTTATACATTTCACCAAACGTGAAGACTTTGGTAGATACGGGTTCTTCCCCATTTCAAGATAA